In Musa acuminata AAA Group cultivar baxijiao chromosome BXJ2-3, Cavendish_Baxijiao_AAA, whole genome shotgun sequence, the following proteins share a genomic window:
- the LOC135607654 gene encoding protein DETOXIFICATION 48-like: MCNTTPSSPPSFPFDTNSHLLSTHKLRMEDLPLEPLDQDLHRCPGLAEAAEEMRAIGKISIPTALTGLVLYSRAMISMLFLGGLGQLELAGGSLSIGFANITGYSVLSGLAMGMEPICGQAFGAKQRKLLGLTLQRTILLLLSASIPIAFLWLNMKRILLWCGQDERISSTAHIFITFAIPDLFFLSVLHPLRIYLRSQNITFPVTYCSLVSVVLHVPLNYLLVVHLKMGIAGVALAMVWTNLNLFICLLLFVLCSGVCKDSWVRPSMDCLRGWSTLLKLAAPSCVSVCLEWWWYEFMVLFSGLLANPKAAVASMGILIQTTSLVYVFPSALSLGVSTRVGNELGANRPAKARTAAVVSLACAVLLGLAAMVFTTSMRHQWGRLFTNDAETLKLTALALPIAGLCELGNCPQTTGCGVLRGSARPTTGANINLGSFYLIGLPVAILLSFVGKMGLPGLWLGLLAAQASCAAIMAYVLAGTDWRMEVERARELTRASNSSPPPPPIAPITADTSGINSVLSPSTSEDKKRAAALEGILCMNGDVKRVSSSETDHLISYV; this comes from the exons ATGTGCAACACCACaccctcctctcctccctctttccCCTTCGATACGAACTCTCATCTCTTAAGTACCCACAAGCTCCGTATGGAGGATCTCCCTCTCGAACCCCTTGACCAAGACCTCCACAGATGCCCCGGTCTTGCAGAG GCGGCAGAAGAAATGAGGGCCATAGGGAAGATCTCTATCCCCACGGCTCTAACTGGCCTCGTCCTCTACTCGCGCGCCATGATATCGATGCTTTTCCTTGGCGGCCTCGGCCAGCTCGAGCTGGCGGGCGGCTCCCTGTCGATCGGGTTTGCGAACATCACTGGCTACTCCGTCCTCTCCGGCCTCGCCATGGGCATGGAGCCCATTTGTGGCCAGGCCTTCGGCGCCAAGCAACGCAAGCTCCTCGGTCTCACTCTGCAACGGACCATTCTGCTCCTGCTTTCGGCGTCCATCCCAATCGCCTTCCTTTGGCTCAATATGAAGAGAATCCTCTTGTGGTGCGGGCAGGATGAGCGGATCTCCTCCACCGCCCACATCTTCATTACATTCGCGATTCCTGACCTCTTCTTCTTGTCAGTTCTCCACCCTCTTCGCATCTACCTGAGATCTCAAAACATCACCTTTCCGGTCACGTACTGCTCGCTCGTCTCCGTCGTCCTCCACGTGCCGTTGAACTATCTCCTCGTCGTGCATCTCAAAATGGGTATCGCGGGCGTGGCCCTGGCGATGGTCTGGACCAATTTGAACCTGTTCATATGCTTGCTTCTCTTCGTCCTGTGCTCTGGCGTGTGCAAGGACTCGTGGGTGAGGCCGAGCATGGACTGCCTCAGGGGTTGGTCGACGTTGCTCAAGCTCGCCGCACCGTCGTGCGTGTCCGTGTGCCTCGAGTGGTGGTGGTACGAGTTCATGGTACTGTTCAGCGGCCTGCTGGCCAACCCCAAGGCAGCAGTTGCTTCCATGGGGATACTTATCCAGACTACGTCCTTGGTGTACGTCTTCCCGTCGGCGTTGAGCCTGGGGGTGTCCACCCGGGTCGGCAACGAGTTGGGAGCTAACCGTCCGGCCAAGGCCCGGACCGCGGCCGTGGTATCCTTGGCGTGCGCCGTCCTGCTCGGGCTCGCAGCGATGGTCTTCACGACTTCGATGAGGCATCAATGGGGGAGGCTGTTCACAAACGACGCAGAGACTCTGAAGCTCACAGCATTGGCGCTGCCAATCGCCGGGCTGTGTGAGCTCGGGAATTGCCCACAGACCACTGGGTGCGGCGTGCTAAGGGGGAGCGCGAGGCCGACCACCGGGGCCAACATCAATCTGGGCTCCTTCTACTTGATCGGACTGCCTGTTGCCATACTGCTGAGCTTCGTCGGGAAAATGGGGCTCCCGGGGCTGTGGCTGGGGCTGCTGGCGGCGCAGGCGTCGTGCGCGGCCATCATGGCATACGTGCTCGCCGGCACAGATTGGAGGATGGAGGTGGAGAGAGCCAGAGAACTGACAAGAGCTTCtaattcttctcctcctcctcctcctatcgCTCCCATCACTGCTGATACTAGTGGCATCAACAGTGTTCTATCACCTTCCACCAGTGAAGACAAAAAGAGGGCAGCTGCACTGGAAGGGATTTTGTGCATGAATGGCGATGTGAAGAGGGTGAGTAGTTCTGAAACAGATCATCTCATTTCCTATGTGTAA
- the LOC135607655 gene encoding transcription factor bHLH18-like gives MEALPSPGYSDMGMDHSFFNQWDLTALDHYSTPVALGRDLDQSPSSESYTSYPSSHPQASTVRPNKLIKTSSWKSCATEQNSAPEASCPRILSFGNPESPICQYGSHAATGKTKEETDGSIPKGSKRNYDTMFGDGTKSGNTGVRSASHNQEHIMAERKRREKLSQRFIELSAVVPGLKKMDKASVLSDAIKYLKQLQENVKALEDQVAKRNVESAVLVKKYQLCADDDSSSCTENFNERQSGESLPEIEARVCEKTILIRIHCENRKGVLVKALCEIEKLHLSVMNTSVMPFAGSSLDITVMTQTEEEFSMTAKDIVKKLNSAFREFM, from the exons ATGGAAGCATTACCATCTCCAGGCTACTCTGACATG GGAATGGATCACAGTTTCTTCAATCAGTGGGACTTGACTGCTTTGGATCACTACAGTACACCAGTGGCCCTTGGGCGAGATCTAGATCAGTCTCCTTCCTCCGAGAGCTACACCTCATACCCTTCCTCCCACCCGCAAGCGAGCACTGTTCGACCCAATAAACTCATAAAGACTAGCAGCTGGAAATCCTGCGCGACCGAGCAGAACTCGGCTCCTGAAGCGTCCTGTCCGAGAATTCTGTCATTTGGCAACCCGGAGTCGCCCATCTGTCAGTATGGCAGTCATGCTGCGACGGGGAAGACGAAAGAAGAGACGGATGGGTCGATTCCTAAAGGCTCAAAGAGGAACTACGACACCATGTTCGGCGATGGAACGAAGAGCGGGAACACGGGGGTCAGGTCAGCCTCTCATAACCAGGAACACATAATGGCTGAGAGGAAGCGTAGAGAGAAGCTAAGCCAACGTTTCATAGAGCTATCCGCCGTAGTTCCCGGCCTAAAGAAG ATGGACAAGGCGTCTGTTCTTAGCGATGCTATCAAGTACCTGAAGCAGCTTCAAGAGAATGTCAAGGCCCTTGAAGATCAAGTTGCAAAGAGGAATGTTGAGTCAGCGGTACTCGTCAAGAAATATCAGCTGTGTGCTGATGATGATAGCTCCTCCTGTACTGAGAACTTCAACGAACGCCAAAGCGGCGAGTCCCTCCCAGAGATCGAGGCCAGAGTGTGCGAGAAGACCATCCTCATCAGGATTCATTGCGAGAACCGGAAAGGAGTACTGGTGAAAGCACTGTGCGAGATCGAGAAGCTCCATCTTTCTGTAATGAACACGAGCGTCATGCCCTTCGCTGGCTCTTCTCTCGACATCACTGTGATGACTCAG ACCGAAGAGGAGTTCTCGATGACTGCCAAAGACATAGTGAAGAAGCTCAACTCTGCTTTCAGAGAATTCATGTGA